Within the Bacteroidales bacterium genome, the region CCATTCTTCTCACTATCGTGGTTCTTCTGTTGGTCCATTTCGATGAGAAAAAAAATTCCGGCTCAGGTGCAGCCAGTTTTTCTTCCTGCCTTTCCCTTCTGAAAGAACCCTTCGTGCTATGGATGGTACTTGGAATATTCTTTTATGTCGGAGCAGAAGTATCGGTAAGTTCAGGTGTTCCTATTTATCTTCGAGACCGTTTTGGCATCGACATCCAGAAATCAGGGCTTGCCGGTACCGGCTTGTTTTTTCTTGCCCTTATGACTGGTCGCTTCCTGGGAGGAATCATCCTACGGATTATATCTCCGGCAGTGTTCCTGCGTATCACTTCCTTTATTTCGGTAATCGGGCTGCTGGGTCTTCTGATCAACAATAGCGTTGTTTCTTTCGTTAGCGCAATTATTATCGGCCTTGGCTTTGCCAACATTTTCCCTCTAATCTTTTCTATTGCCATCGACCGGATGCCTAACAGAAGCAATGAGCTGAGCGGACTTATGGTTACGGCAATCCTTGGTGGCGCCCTTATTCCAATTGTTATGGGAGCTGTAGCTGACAGCACCAGTTCTATGATAGGTTTTATCGTGCCCCTTCTCTGTATATTCTACATCGGATGGCTTTCGTTAAATCTCCGTAAACTATGATTGATATTTTCAGCGATCGCCGGACTGTTATGACACTGGATGCCGGAGGCACCAATTTTGTGTTTTCGGCCATCAGAGGTGGAGAAGAAATTGTAGAACCTGTCCGACTCCCATCCAACGCGCATGATCTGAACCTTTGTCTCCGGTCAATCTTTGAAGGCTTTGATATAGTTTACAAAAAACTTTCCTCAAAACCGGATGCCATCAGTTTTGCTTTTCCGGGACCTGCCGATTATCCCTCAGGAATTATTGGTGATCTTGGTAATCTGCCCTCTTTTAGGGGCGGAATCCCTCTCGGACCCATGCTGCGGGAACATTTTAATATTCCTGTCTTCATCAATAACGACGGCGATTTATTTGCCTATGGCGAAGCTATTGCCGGCTTTCTGCCCCTGATCAACAAAAAACTTCGGGAAGCAGGCAGCTCTAAGCAGTATCACAATCTGTTCGGAGTTACCCTGGGAACAGGATTTGGAGGTGGTATCGTATACAACGGTGAACTTTTCCTTGGAGATAACGCTGCGGGAGCTGAAATATGGCTCATGCGCCATAAAAACGGACATACCTTTGTCGAAGAAGGTGCAAGCATTCGTGGCATTCGTAGAGAATATTCCCTTGTTGCTGGTATTCCTTTTGATGAAGCTCCCGAACCAAAAGATGTCTTTCTCATCGCCAGGGGAGAAAAGGAAGGAAACCAGAAAGCAGCAATTAAAGCTTTTGAAAAATTCGGACAGGTTGTGGGCGATGCCCTCGCCAATGCTATCACTCTTATTGACGGACTGATTGTCATCGGTGGCGGACTGGCAGGTGCCAGCGAATTCTTTTTGCCTGCCCTTGTAAACGAAATGAATACTCTGTTTACTTCCTTCAACGGCCAGCCGGTCAACCGTCTTGAAATGCAGGTTTTTAATCTTGAAGATGAAAAAGAATTTACCATATTTGCAACCGGAAAAGAAACAGAAATTTATTTGCCTGGAACACAGCAAAAACTGAAGTATGATCCAATGAAAAGAATAGGTGTGGGCCTTTCGATATTAGGTACCAGCCG harbors:
- a CDS encoding sugar MFS transporter, which codes for MRAKAIPIFLVFLIMGFGDAVGPFVGLAKETFHLSNTVAQLIPFVGFLMFGLLSVPMGIFQDRKGKKTTLLLGLLMAFAGLTIPVFTISSYLLFLVTIVLLGAGAAILQVAGNPAMHDVSPEGSFSSNLSFAQFIKAIGSLSTAFLPVIFKKYFNLSWTEVFPVYSITILLTIVVLLLVHFDEKKNSGSGAASFSSCLSLLKEPFVLWMVLGIFFYVGAEVSVSSGVPIYLRDRFGIDIQKSGLAGTGLFFLALMTGRFLGGIILRIISPAVFLRITSFISVIGLLGLLINNSVVSFVSAIIIGLGFANIFPLIFSIAIDRMPNRSNELSGLMVTAILGGALIPIVMGAVADSTSSMIGFIVPLLCIFYIGWLSLNLRKL
- a CDS encoding ROK family protein, with product MDIFSDRRTVMTLDAGGTNFVFSAIRGGEEIVEPVRLPSNAHDLNLCLRSIFEGFDIVYKKLSSKPDAISFAFPGPADYPSGIIGDLGNLPSFRGGIPLGPMLREHFNIPVFINNDGDLFAYGEAIAGFLPLINKKLREAGSSKQYHNLFGVTLGTGFGGGIVYNGELFLGDNAAGAEIWLMRHKNGHTFVEEGASIRGIRREYSLVAGIPFDEAPEPKDVFLIARGEKEGNQKAAIKAFEKFGQVVGDALANAITLIDGLIVIGGGLAGASEFFLPALVNEMNTLFTSFNGQPVNRLEMQVFNLEDEKEFTIFATGKETEIYLPGTQQKLKYDPMKRIGVGLSILGTSRAVSLGAYAFALFHMNKTNQDF